GAATGAACAGTATCCTCTCTTAAGCTCCCCAGGGAACTGACAGGATATTCTCTCTGTATCTCCTCAGCTCAGGGTCTGGCCATGATCCTCTCTTTAGTTGCTCATCCCCAAAACCTTCATCATTTTTGCAAGGATAGAATCCTCCTTTAACTCTGATATGTTAGTTGGGACAGAATCATTTGTTATTCCCAGCTTTACTATTCTAAATGCGATCACCTACCTATATCTTTCTTACCACCTCACTGGGCATTCTCTATATACTCCACAGGACTTCCTACTCAGGTGTGCCACTTGCGTACAGCCTCTCTAAACACTGGCATGGAGGTGGTCTTCTGTGCATGCTCAGACCCCCATCTCTGTGACCATAATCGTCTATGTTTGCCCCAAGTCACCTATCCTGGCACCCACAGAATCTGCTAAGAAAATTCTCTAACACTCCCAATATACCCATTGACCCAGGAAAGTCTTTGCAAGGAAAGTAACACCCTCTCCATCGATCTGCAGGCTAGGGATCTTATATGTGTTCTAATGCACTCTAGAGATGTGCCCCACAGGCGTCTACGCAATGTAACTGCAATCAAGATCCTGTATGTGTACTACCTTGAATTGTCACCCATATCTGATGTACTAGGTTCTTCTTTCTGTCTTGTCAAGACCTCCCACCACCCCACAATACCTGTAGTGCTTGAATCTCGGAATTCTGCTTGTCCTCCAACTCCTGCAACTGCCTCTCCATGGCTTCGTTCATGCCCCGGCAGGCCTCAATCTCTAAGGACTTGGCCTTCAGAAGCCTTCGGCTCTCAGACACCTCATCTTTGGCTGCACGAACGGCATCTGTGTTCTTGGCGGCACTCTCAGTAAGGACGGTGAATCGACTGCGGAACCACTCCTCGGCTGACTGCATGTTTTTGGCTGCCAACTTCTCATACTGTGAGCGaatgtcctttagggcagaggacaGGTCAGGTCGAGAGACATCCATCTCCACTGAGATTTGTGCATACTGTATTTGGGCTTGTAACTCAGCCATTTCCTCCTCATGAATCTTCTTCAGGAATTGAATCTCATCTATCAGGCTATCAATTCGCTTCTCCAGTTCAGCTCGGGCTAGGGCTGCTTCATCAGCACCTTTACGGACCTCCATCAGACGGGCCTCAGACTCCTCACGATTGAGCACCTCTTCTTCATAGCGGGCCTGAAGGCCACGCAGTGTCTCCTCCATAGCCTCACGTTCACTCTGAAGGCCTTGTTTCTCTTGGATGGCCTCCTCAGAGGCCAACCTGAGCTCACGAATCTCCTGCTCATAGAGGGTCCGCAGGCGGGAGGGCTCACTATGCTTTTGACGCAGTACCAGCAGCTCAGCTTCTAACACCTTGTTCTGCTGCTCAAGCTCATGCACCCGCTCAATGAAGCTGGCAAAACGGTCATTGAGGTCTTGAAGCTGGGCCTTCTCCTGGGTCCGGATGGTCTTCAGGTCACTGCTGATGGCGGCGACCTGGGTTAGGTCTAAGTTGTCTAGTGATGGCATTAGTGAGGAAGATGAAGAGGTGGAGGCATAGCTCCTCCTGGCTGTGATCGAGGTCACTGGAGCTGAAAAAGTGGTGTAGGTGGACCTGGGAGCCCCATATCCACTTCTGGCTGTGGAAATGTGCACCCGGGGGCTGCTTTCCACATACCGACGCTTGTAGGAAGAGGAGGAGTAGTAAGGATCAAAGCTGTAGGAGCTCATGGCTGCTGAGAGGATGGCTGCTGTGTGCGACTggggtgctgtctgccctgctctcTTTATAGCTCACAAGGAACCTGACGCAGCAACACCTCTACCACCACTGGGTTTCAGCGATGAACAGAGAAAGTGTTGAGCCCAGCCCCTTTCAAGAAAAAGCAGCTCAGCTCTGCCCCGTGGGAGGGAACAACCACTGCAAAGCCCTTCTCTAGAGGAGTGGTCAGATGAGAGAGTGCTGAGAACACCTCCAATCACAGCTCAGCCCCTACAAAGGACA
The Pleurodeles waltl isolate 20211129_DDA chromosome 11, aPleWal1.hap1.20221129, whole genome shotgun sequence genome window above contains:
- the NEFL gene encoding neurofilament light polypeptide → MSSYSFDPYYSSSSYKRRYVESSPRVHISTARSGYGAPRSTYTTFSAPVTSITARRSYASTSSSSSLMPSLDNLDLTQVAAISSDLKTIRTQEKAQLQDLNDRFASFIERVHELEQQNKVLEAELLVLRQKHSEPSRLRTLYEQEIRELRLASEEAIQEKQGLQSEREAMEETLRGLQARYEEEVLNREESEARLMEVRKGADEAALARAELEKRIDSLIDEIQFLKKIHEEEMAELQAQIQYAQISVEMDVSRPDLSSALKDIRSQYEKLAAKNMQSAEEWFRSRFTVLTESAAKNTDAVRAAKDEVSESRRLLKAKSLEIEACRGMNEAMERQLQELEDKQNSEIQALQETINKLENELRNTKNEMARYLKEYQDLLNVKMALDIEIAAYRKLLEGEETRLSFTSIGSISSGYAQSAPVYGSRTAYGLQSSSYMMSTRSYPAYYSSHVQEEQEDIEETIQSSKAEEAKAEAPGEDEAEEVEEEAEEAGEEGQEEEEGEKEDAEEEDKEEQEGEGEEEGEEEGEEEAEDKEGEDEGEGEAEEGDGEGEETEEPEEEAEKEADEGKKPGKGGAKKA